CATTACAGCCCTTCCCATAGCTTTCGGACGCTCTCTTTCCCACTATCTGGTGCAAGCTTTGCATATCTCATCGTCTCCGTAATGCTTGAATGATCCATGACTTTTTTTATCTCATGGATCGGTGTTCCCTGAATAGCAAGGTGGCTTGCAATTGTGTGTCTTAAAGTGTGAATAACAACCCTGTTTTTGCTGTCTTTAGAATCAAGGCCCTGATTAAACAGCCTGTCAAGGATAGGCTTGAGTCTGCATTGAATCTGCCTTGCTGTCGTCTGCTGCCCATTAAAGGTTATGATGAAGTCGTTGGGGTTATTGCAGCCTTTAAACTGGTCATTAAGGATCAGTTTAAGCTCGCCTGAGAAAAAGCCTTTGTAAGTTTTCTTGGATTTGATGTTATGGAGCGTTATTGTGTCGTTTTCAAAGTCTAAGTCTTTAACCTGGATATGAAGGATTGATTCTAACCTTGCGCCTGTTTGCAAGCCCAACAGACAGAAAAGCAAAAGGTTTTGGTCTTTCCGGACGCTATCAATTAGTATGCCTACTTCATCCTTTGACAGATATCTTTGCCTTTCGTTGTTTTCTTTGAGCGGCTTGGATGCGTTGGCGGGATTGGTAGACTTAATAATTCCTTGTCTTATTCCATAGTTAAACAC
The nucleotide sequence above comes from Desulforegula conservatrix Mb1Pa. Encoded proteins:
- a CDS encoding tyrosine-type recombinase/integrase — its product is MSTGKDIKSKKFNGLYYRELSDGDRTYYALVTIAGKSQRFCLGKHSEGVNLVSANQARIDIINKARYGEEALSTLPLTLAKKKKKKIISFADVAGQYIDARVLSDATKAEYSSILKFMEKMGIKSKDLHAITQSDVNSIQNNLLNEKRSSSTINKYIGFIKSVFNYGIRQGIIKSTNPANASKPLKENNERQRYLSKDEVGILIDSVRKDQNLLLFCLLGLQTGARLESILHIQVKDLDFENDTITLHNIKSKKTYKGFFSGELKLILNDQFKGCNNPNDFIITFNGQQTTARQIQCRLKPILDRLFNQGLDSKDSKNRVVIHTLRHTIASHLAIQGTPIHEIKKVMDHSSITETMRYAKLAPDSGKESVRKLWEGL